A single region of the Atribacterota bacterium genome encodes:
- a CDS encoding diguanylate cyclase — translation MTIFQNGQFTYTNPFADLLMEHFADSLRNFLEKKLDSLTSDSISKRFAIEDEVLMQGQDGEERWFFIRGRPMHQKIEKGLILFLLDVTDKKKSEAVMEHLASYDSLTGLYNRGFFEEILRKTDQVENLPISVIMGDLNGLKLVNDAFGHEEGDRLLRQAASLLRQATPPESVVARFGGDEFVVLLTQTDHQKTQEIVEQIYYSFSRQSIGPIPVSISLGFGTKSTTSQSITDIVRIAENWMYQRKLNDGLSFRVKTFHFLQKTLRDVAYEVEEHSQRIKKWALRMAEVLNLPQGEKDNLSFLADFHDVGKIAIPQNILQKPGPLSDEEWEIVHRHPETGFRIAQAIPELAPLAPLILAHHEWYNGQGYPRRLQGEEIPLLSRIIAICDAFDVMVSGRPYRKARSIEEAITELKRHRGTQFDPQLVDVFIQILDASDL, via the coding sequence GTGACAATCTTTCAGAATGGGCAATTCACCTATACCAATCCGTTTGCCGACCTTTTGATGGAACATTTTGCCGATTCTCTTCGAAACTTCCTGGAGAAAAAATTAGACTCACTGACGAGCGATTCAATCTCGAAACGTTTTGCCATCGAGGACGAAGTCCTCATGCAAGGTCAGGATGGGGAAGAACGGTGGTTTTTTATCCGTGGCCGACCTATGCACCAAAAAATCGAAAAAGGGCTGATTCTATTTCTTCTGGATGTCACTGACAAGAAAAAGAGCGAAGCGGTGATGGAACACCTGGCTTCGTACGATTCCTTAACTGGCCTTTACAATCGCGGTTTCTTTGAAGAGATTCTCCGAAAAACCGACCAGGTGGAAAACCTTCCCATTAGTGTCATCATGGGCGATTTGAATGGTCTAAAGTTAGTCAACGACGCCTTCGGACACGAAGAAGGAGACCGCTTGCTTCGCCAGGCAGCGTCTTTGCTCCGCCAGGCTACTCCTCCGGAAAGTGTGGTTGCCCGTTTTGGGGGCGATGAGTTTGTGGTGCTTTTAACCCAGACCGACCACCAAAAAACCCAGGAAATCGTGGAACAGATTTATTATAGCTTCTCTCGGCAGTCCATTGGACCCATCCCGGTGAGTATTTCCCTGGGTTTTGGTACAAAAAGTACCACATCTCAAAGTATCACCGACATTGTACGCATTGCCGAAAACTGGATGTACCAGCGTAAACTCAACGATGGCCTTAGCTTTCGGGTGAAAACCTTCCATTTTCTGCAGAAAACCCTCCGAGACGTGGCCTATGAAGTGGAAGAACATTCCCAGCGAATTAAAAAGTGGGCTTTGCGGATGGCCGAAGTCCTTAACCTCCCTCAAGGGGAAAAAGACAATCTGTCGTTTCTTGCCGATTTTCATGACGTAGGGAAAATCGCCATTCCGCAAAATATCCTCCAGAAACCAGGTCCTTTAAGCGATGAAGAATGGGAAATCGTGCATCGACATCCAGAAACTGGGTTCCGCATCGCCCAGGCTATCCCGGAACTGGCCCCCCTTGCTCCGCTTATCCTTGCCCACCACGAGTGGTACAACGGACAAGGATATCCTCGAAGACTGCAAGGTGAAGAAATCCCTCTTTTGAGCCGTATTATCGCCATATGCGATGCGTTTGATGTGATGGTCAGCGGCCGTCCCTACCGAAAAGCGCGCTCCATCGAAGAGGCTATTACTGAACTCAAGCGACACCGCGGTACCCAGTTTGATCCCCAGCTTGTCGATGTGTTCATTCAGATTCTCGACGCTTCAGACTTATGA
- the floA gene encoding flotillin-like protein FloA (flotillin-like protein involved in membrane lipid rafts) — protein MGLSAYLVPAVVILLLVIVFFSLVPLGLWISALAAGVKVSIVTLIGMRLRRVPPANIILPLIKATKAGLDLSVGALEAHYLAGGNVDRVVISLIAAERAGIPLSFQKTCAIDLAGRNVLEAVQMSVLPKVIETPVVAAVAKDGIELKVKARVTVRTNIDRLIGGATEATIIARVGEGIVTTIGSSISHKEVLENPDTISKTVLDKGLDAGTAFEILSIDIADIDVGENIGARLQTDQAEADKRVAQAKAEERRALAIAREQEMKAYTQEMRAKVVEAEAEVPKALAHALREGKLGFLDYYSLQNLQADTRMRERLGSEEEKRNE, from the coding sequence ATGGGACTGAGTGCATACCTTGTTCCAGCGGTGGTGATTCTTCTTTTGGTGATTGTATTCTTCTCCCTGGTTCCTTTGGGATTGTGGATTTCGGCTTTGGCGGCGGGTGTAAAAGTGAGTATCGTGACCCTTATTGGGATGCGTCTACGGCGGGTTCCTCCAGCAAACATCATTCTCCCTCTCATCAAGGCAACCAAGGCTGGTCTTGATTTGAGCGTGGGGGCGCTGGAAGCTCACTATCTTGCCGGTGGTAACGTCGACCGGGTGGTGATTTCCCTGATTGCTGCTGAGCGAGCTGGAATTCCCCTTTCTTTTCAAAAGACCTGCGCTATTGACCTCGCCGGCAGAAATGTTTTAGAAGCAGTACAGATGAGTGTCCTTCCCAAGGTGATTGAAACTCCGGTAGTGGCGGCAGTGGCTAAAGATGGCATTGAGCTCAAAGTGAAAGCCCGGGTAACGGTGCGGACCAATATTGATCGCCTGATTGGTGGAGCTACCGAAGCCACCATCATTGCCCGGGTGGGAGAAGGAATCGTCACCACTATTGGTTCGTCGATTTCCCACAAAGAGGTTCTGGAAAACCCGGATACCATTTCTAAAACCGTTTTAGATAAGGGTCTTGATGCTGGAACGGCTTTTGAGATTCTCTCCATCGATATTGCCGACATCGACGTGGGAGAGAATATCGGAGCGCGACTGCAGACTGATCAGGCTGAAGCGGACAAACGGGTAGCGCAGGCAAAAGCCGAAGAGCGGAGGGCACTGGCCATCGCTCGGGAACAGGAAATGAAAGCCTACACCCAGGAGATGCGGGCTAAGGTGGTGGAAGCCGAAGCCGAAGTCCCCAAAGCCCTGGCTCATGCTTTGCGAGAAGGGAAACTCGGCTTCCTCGATTACTATTCATTGCAAAATCTTCAGGCTGATACCCGCATGAGGGAACGGCTGGGAAGCGAAGAGGAAAAGAGAAATGAATAA
- a CDS encoding PAS domain S-box protein, with amino-acid sequence MKPLRVLPSGTSLHLLFLTVGAVILMFSMFRYFREEERLQEEFQYTKNLLIFILQYIPDHVYIKDRQSRFVDASMSLVRHFGLTRKEDLLGKTDFDFFANPHAEEAFSDEKRIMESGTPIVGKEEEEIWPDGRNNWVLTSKIPWKDATGKVIGIVGISRDITPLITQRKKLEENERFLSAIFESIQDGLCVIDRDMTIVQANRFLEEMYPEERPLAGKKCYHLFHWGEHPCENCPTLKAFATGASATQVRPYVRKGEQVGWLEIISYPIQDEYGTVQGVIEQVRNITKRIQDEEELKAREENFRLLAESNPSAIFIYQDNRFVYVNPEAERLTGYSREELIGMPVANLIHPDFVSLALERAERRQKNLPVEKQYELKIVTKDGKERWLFLSAETIFYRGRWAGLVSAMDITEKKSTERKNLHLKMVLERIRNVNQLLSRAKEPAALLEKVCQEMVEDETYFSSLIYLVNRENPHFFHAGIEQDKLAEWMEFLKQYDFSAVYQSVVSLRLLPPEQVLLVTPIRYQERILGIIAVAMPAEFAENQEEQALLVELSDDLAFGMYNLELQKVQKTMQKTWKRAKDDFEISWKTSPWE; translated from the coding sequence ATGAAACCTTTGAGGGTTTTGCCCTCAGGAACGTCGTTGCATCTTCTTTTTTTGACCGTTGGGGCAGTTATTTTGATGTTTTCGATGTTCAGATACTTCCGTGAGGAAGAACGTCTCCAGGAGGAATTCCAGTATACTAAAAACTTACTTATCTTCATCCTGCAGTACATTCCCGACCATGTGTACATCAAAGACCGGCAGAGTCGATTTGTGGATGCCAGCATGTCGCTGGTGCGTCATTTTGGCCTTACCAGGAAAGAGGACCTTCTGGGGAAAACCGACTTCGATTTCTTTGCCAACCCCCATGCTGAGGAAGCTTTTTCCGATGAAAAGCGAATTATGGAAAGCGGCACACCCATTGTGGGAAAAGAAGAGGAAGAAATCTGGCCCGATGGGAGGAATAACTGGGTATTGACCAGTAAAATCCCCTGGAAGGATGCTACTGGAAAAGTAATTGGAATCGTTGGGATTTCCCGGGATATTACCCCCCTGATAACTCAGCGAAAAAAGCTTGAAGAAAACGAGCGCTTTCTTTCAGCAATTTTTGAAAGTATCCAGGACGGCTTGTGTGTTATTGACCGGGATATGACCATCGTTCAGGCTAATCGTTTCCTCGAGGAAATGTATCCCGAAGAACGTCCGTTAGCGGGAAAAAAATGTTATCACCTTTTTCACTGGGGAGAACATCCCTGCGAAAACTGCCCTACCCTTAAGGCGTTTGCCACAGGGGCAAGCGCTACGCAGGTCAGACCTTATGTACGAAAAGGAGAGCAGGTTGGGTGGCTTGAAATTATCTCTTACCCCATCCAAGATGAATATGGTACCGTTCAAGGAGTGATCGAACAGGTTCGGAATATCACCAAGCGCATTCAGGATGAAGAGGAGCTAAAAGCTCGCGAAGAAAACTTTCGTCTTTTGGCTGAATCGAATCCCTCTGCTATTTTCATCTATCAGGACAATCGCTTTGTTTACGTCAATCCCGAAGCTGAACGACTGACCGGGTATTCCAGAGAGGAACTCATTGGTATGCCGGTAGCCAATTTGATACATCCTGATTTTGTGTCCTTAGCTCTTGAACGCGCCGAGCGGCGGCAGAAAAACCTTCCGGTGGAAAAACAGTATGAACTCAAAATCGTCACCAAAGATGGAAAAGAGCGGTGGTTATTCCTTTCAGCAGAGACCATCTTCTATCGGGGACGGTGGGCGGGTTTAGTTTCCGCTATGGATATCACCGAGAAAAAGAGTACCGAACGGAAAAACCTCCACCTTAAGATGGTACTTGAACGCATTCGTAACGTTAATCAGCTTCTTTCCCGAGCGAAAGAACCAGCAGCGTTACTGGAAAAAGTCTGTCAGGAAATGGTTGAAGATGAAACCTATTTTTCTTCGTTGATTTACCTTGTGAATCGGGAAAACCCTCACTTTTTCCATGCGGGCATTGAGCAAGACAAGCTTGCAGAATGGATGGAATTCCTGAAACAGTACGATTTCTCTGCAGTCTACCAATCTGTCGTGTCGCTTCGTTTGCTTCCTCCTGAACAGGTACTGCTTGTCACCCCCATTCGGTATCAAGAACGTATTCTGGGGATAATAGCTGTGGCGATGCCCGCCGAGTTTGCCGAAAATCAGGAAGAACAGGCGCTCCTCGTGGAGCTGAGTGACGATCTGGCTTTTGGGATGTATAATCTGGAACTTCAAAAAGTCCAGAAAACCATGCAAAAAACCTGGAAGAGAGCGAAAGACGATTTCGAAATCTCCTGGAAAACCTCCCCTTGGGAGTGA